The following proteins are co-located in the Amycolatopsis tolypomycina genome:
- a CDS encoding DUF3558 family protein — protein MRNKWQVAAALAAVTVVTGCTVTVGGSASPVPGQGPVVTAVDACTLLDQAQVDALGYRSPGRSVKENKDRLQPPMCLWNSKDDVEPSAVLNVGVASDMDFNEYISGAVKKSEPQPIGGLNWTQYASILPDDCPFYALLGAKSFAFVSVSTNKLDKSCELAKQVIPQVAAHLPGGQDAPPVTASTSAKPEPGGPLLAADPCATLKPDQVAQLKNISPDGKKDNSSTVPNASYCLWDDTDGDGGQKAFEVWFGPSTPAGEWPGVKDVAPTETLDVGGRKWGLFPNMSGLRVTCGATLAITETSSVRVVSGFIGDDTKTCDLVKQGLPLVTANLPG, from the coding sequence ATGCGCAACAAGTGGCAGGTCGCGGCCGCGCTCGCGGCCGTGACCGTGGTGACCGGCTGCACGGTGACCGTCGGCGGTTCGGCGTCGCCGGTACCCGGGCAGGGGCCGGTCGTCACCGCCGTCGACGCCTGCACGCTGCTCGACCAGGCGCAGGTCGACGCCCTCGGCTACCGGTCGCCGGGTCGCTCGGTCAAGGAGAACAAGGACCGGCTCCAGCCGCCGATGTGCCTGTGGAACTCCAAGGACGACGTCGAGCCGTCGGCGGTCCTCAACGTCGGCGTCGCCTCGGACATGGACTTCAACGAGTACATCTCCGGTGCCGTCAAGAAGTCCGAGCCGCAGCCGATCGGCGGGCTCAACTGGACGCAGTACGCCTCGATCCTGCCCGACGACTGCCCGTTCTACGCCCTGCTCGGCGCCAAGTCCTTCGCCTTCGTCAGCGTCTCGACCAACAAGCTCGACAAGTCCTGTGAGCTGGCGAAGCAGGTGATCCCGCAGGTCGCCGCGCACCTGCCGGGCGGGCAGGACGCCCCGCCGGTCACGGCGTCGACGTCGGCGAAGCCCGAGCCGGGCGGCCCGCTGCTGGCGGCCGACCCGTGCGCGACGCTGAAGCCGGACCAGGTGGCCCAGCTGAAGAACATCTCGCCGGACGGGAAGAAGGACAACTCGTCCACCGTCCCGAACGCGTCCTACTGCCTCTGGGACGACACCGACGGCGACGGCGGCCAGAAGGCGTTCGAGGTCTGGTTCGGGCCCAGCACGCCGGCCGGGGAGTGGCCGGGGGTGAAGGACGTCGCCCCGACCGAAACCCTCGACGTCGGCGGCCGGAAGTGGGGCCTGTTCCCGAACATGAGCGGCCTGCGGGTGACCTGCGGCGCCACGCTGGCGATCACCGAAACGTCGTCCGTGCGGGTGGTCAGCGGCTTCATCGGCGACGACACGAAGACCTGCGACCTCGTGAAGCAGGGCCTGCCGCTGGTGACCGCGAACCTGCCGGGCTAG
- the lhgO gene encoding L-2-hydroxyglutarate oxidase has product MRNVVVVGGGIVGLAVAWELTRRGLDVTVLEKESRWAAHQTGHNSNVVHAGLYYKPGSFKARMSVAGNRSIVDFARQYGVPVEVCGKLVVATRESEVPALTTLAERAEANGVPAKQISPAEAREYEPEVACVAALRVESTGIIDFPAVCHALVRLLDEAGVDLRLNSPALAIRTGSTGGVEVATGDDVVQADALVNCAGLHSDRVARLAGLTPSAKIVPFRGEYYELKPDRRHLVKGLIYPVPDPTLPFLGVHLTRMLDGSVHAGPNAVLALRREGYRWRDFSPKDVAEVAAFPGAWRLAKKYAFPTGLDEVRRSFSKKRFAASLARLVPAVTEADIVRHGSGVRAQAMRRDGSLVDDFLIETTRNQVHVLNAPSPAATSALEIARHIADQVSEG; this is encoded by the coding sequence GTGCGCAACGTCGTAGTCGTCGGGGGCGGGATCGTCGGTCTGGCCGTGGCCTGGGAGCTGACCAGGCGCGGGCTGGACGTCACCGTGCTGGAAAAGGAATCCCGCTGGGCGGCACACCAGACCGGGCACAACTCGAACGTCGTGCACGCCGGGCTCTACTACAAGCCCGGTTCCTTCAAGGCGCGGATGTCCGTCGCCGGCAATCGGTCCATCGTGGACTTCGCGCGGCAGTACGGCGTGCCCGTCGAGGTGTGCGGGAAGCTCGTCGTCGCCACCCGGGAGAGTGAAGTTCCCGCGCTCACCACGCTCGCCGAGCGCGCCGAGGCCAACGGCGTCCCGGCCAAGCAGATCTCGCCCGCCGAAGCCCGCGAGTACGAGCCCGAAGTCGCCTGCGTCGCCGCCCTGCGCGTCGAATCCACCGGGATCATCGACTTCCCCGCCGTCTGCCACGCGCTCGTCCGGCTGCTCGACGAAGCCGGCGTCGACCTGCGGCTGAACTCGCCCGCGCTGGCCATCCGGACCGGGAGCACCGGCGGCGTCGAGGTCGCGACCGGCGACGACGTCGTCCAGGCCGACGCCCTCGTGAACTGCGCCGGCCTGCACTCCGACCGCGTCGCGCGCCTGGCCGGGCTGACGCCGTCGGCGAAGATCGTGCCGTTCCGCGGCGAGTACTACGAGCTCAAGCCGGACCGGCGGCACCTGGTCAAGGGCCTGATCTACCCGGTGCCGGACCCGACGCTGCCGTTCCTCGGCGTGCACCTCACGCGCATGCTCGACGGCAGCGTCCACGCCGGCCCGAACGCCGTGCTCGCGCTGCGCCGCGAGGGCTACCGCTGGCGCGACTTCTCCCCGAAGGACGTCGCCGAGGTCGCGGCCTTCCCCGGCGCCTGGCGGCTCGCGAAGAAGTACGCGTTCCCGACCGGGCTCGACGAGGTCCGCCGCTCGTTCTCGAAGAAGCGGTTCGCCGCGAGCCTCGCCCGGCTCGTCCCGGCCGTCACCGAGGCCGACATCGTCCGCCACGGCTCCGGCGTGCGCGCCCAGGCGATGCGCCGCGACGGCTCGCTCGTCGACGACTTCCTCATCGAGACCACCCGCAACCAGGTGCACGTCCTGAACGCGCCGTCGCCGGCCGCGACGAGCGCGCTGGAGATCGCCCGCCACATCGCGGACCAGGTGTCCGAGGGCTAG
- a CDS encoding TetR/AcrR family transcriptional regulator: MSGKRLTREARRERILAAAGQVFASAGYDAAGMREVAAAAGISTPVLYDHFPAKAQLYAALLESEVDGLLAGWAALPGSDDPEVLLRSRVSAIFGWIEANERGWRMIFAEAPSDPAVAAVHRSGQARATANLTSLFHGVPLDLTSGIPRPLADEVLAEACKSALNSIATWWWDHREIPRDEVVALTVDLLWRGLATLIKGAR; the protein is encoded by the coding sequence ATGTCAGGTAAGCGGTTGACGCGGGAAGCGCGACGCGAGCGGATCCTCGCCGCGGCGGGGCAAGTGTTCGCTTCGGCGGGCTATGACGCGGCCGGGATGCGGGAGGTCGCGGCGGCCGCCGGGATCAGCACACCGGTGCTGTACGACCACTTCCCGGCGAAGGCGCAGCTGTACGCGGCGCTGCTGGAGTCCGAAGTGGACGGACTGCTGGCCGGCTGGGCGGCGCTGCCGGGGTCGGACGACCCGGAGGTGCTGCTGCGCAGCCGCGTCTCGGCCATCTTCGGCTGGATCGAGGCCAACGAGCGCGGCTGGCGGATGATCTTCGCCGAAGCCCCGTCGGACCCGGCGGTGGCGGCGGTGCACCGCAGCGGCCAGGCCCGCGCGACGGCGAACCTGACGTCGCTGTTCCACGGGGTGCCGCTCGATCTGACGTCCGGCATCCCGCGCCCGCTGGCCGACGAGGTGCTGGCGGAGGCGTGCAAGAGCGCGCTCAACTCGATCGCGACGTGGTGGTGGGACCACCGCGAAATCCCCCGCGACGAGGTGGTGGCGCTGACGGTCGACCTGCTGTGGCGCGGGCTCGCCACGCTGATCAAGGGGGCACGATGA
- a CDS encoding nuclear transport factor 2 family protein: MSTETYRRAMETRDVELALTAFAPDAVLHSPLTSRVRFTGHAELRPLIEVAYRHLKDISFHTDTGDARTRVVVYTARIGGEPIEEAALLRLNDDGLVEEATLFVRTLPGLVALMDRFGPDIARANGRPVVARVLRVLVKPLLAMVRSGDRRAVPLVSR; encoded by the coding sequence ATGAGCACGGAAACCTACCGCCGGGCCATGGAAACCCGCGACGTCGAGCTGGCGCTGACGGCGTTCGCGCCGGACGCGGTGCTGCATTCGCCGCTGACGTCCCGGGTGCGCTTCACCGGCCACGCCGAGCTGCGGCCGCTGATCGAGGTGGCGTACCGGCACCTGAAGGACATCAGCTTCCACACGGACACCGGCGACGCGCGGACCCGCGTGGTGGTCTACACCGCGCGGATCGGCGGCGAGCCGATCGAGGAAGCGGCGCTGCTGCGGCTGAACGACGACGGCCTGGTCGAGGAGGCGACGCTGTTCGTGCGGACGCTGCCGGGGCTGGTGGCGCTGATGGACCGGTTCGGCCCGGACATCGCCCGCGCGAACGGCAGGCCGGTGGTGGCGCGCGTGTTGCGCGTGCTGGTGAAGCCGTTGCTGGCGATGGTGCGGTCGGGCGACCGGCGGGCGGTGCCGCTGGTCAGCCGGTGA
- a CDS encoding BTAD domain-containing putative transcriptional regulator: protein MRFGVLGAVAAWHPDGTQVAVGGPRSRTLLALLALEAGRFVPAERLIDGMYGEHPPDGAANALQSQVSRLRTALRDLAPVEFTAAGYRLAVAPDEVDVHAFERLTREGRTLLKNGEHARAAETLGEALALWRGPAFTDLADAPFAAAQATRLAELRADAVAEHVEARLALGQAEDVLAGLRGTVAAQPLRERPRAQLVRALAAAGRPADALAAFEDARRTLAEELGADPGPELAEAHLAVLRGETEKPVLPALPAQLTSFVGRDGELRQVAELLARARLVTLTGPGGTGKTRLAIEAAAAAAAQAGPVAFVELAPHGSADVAGAVLAALGLRESSRGGPQDPVERLVSALRERPVLLVLDNCEHVVDVTARLAARLLAACPGLRVLATSREPLGITGEQLAPVPRLAVPPPGTPVIRAREFAAVRLFAERAAASDPAFALDESTIGDVQHVCAALDGLPLALELAAARVRTLRLGGIAARLDDRFRLLARGSRTAEARHRSLRGVVEWSWALLTDEERALARRLTVFSGGATAAAAAEVCGADADLLPDLADKSLVEAVGGRFRMLETIRAFGGEKLAEAGEAEKFHRAHAEYFLRFAEEADPKLRTAEQLEWLARIDADYDNLLAALRWSTEHDVTLALRLVPLLAMYWWMRGRRFEGAGLSLAVVARCPPELREEYVEEFLVCVLGALAGQPHESLEQYLPLVRRYATDEDWTPRNPMLVMLLGVVAGPPGDDAELLGRGKSLLAAGDAWGWALLPMGLGLRSMMSGDLAGAEDGLREGAAQFRALGERWGLSMALDHLSQLLTWRGEYAAAVPLMDEALGLMHEIGATDDVADLICRRAWTHLLAGDHARAHADYELAAATASRSGMPESRAAAYVGLANLARLSGDLVAARELGERALTECAGGSFAAESVRATASISLGRLALAEGDRSSAVSLHRSALLIGKQWNASDVVAFALEGLAEAAQPPQAAVLLGAAAAVRGTAISGDPDVSAVRRRLVESLGVAGFERAYRAGLGMTAQKALEHLTG, encoded by the coding sequence ATGCGATTCGGGGTGCTGGGGGCCGTCGCCGCGTGGCACCCCGACGGCACGCAGGTGGCGGTGGGCGGCCCGCGGTCGCGGACGCTGCTGGCCCTGCTCGCGCTCGAGGCCGGGCGGTTCGTGCCCGCGGAGCGGCTGATCGACGGCATGTACGGCGAGCACCCGCCGGACGGCGCCGCGAACGCCCTCCAGTCGCAGGTGTCGCGGCTGCGGACGGCGCTGCGTGACCTCGCCCCGGTCGAGTTCACCGCGGCCGGGTACCGGCTGGCCGTCGCCCCGGACGAAGTGGACGTCCACGCCTTCGAACGGCTCACCCGGGAAGGCCGCACGCTGCTGAAGAACGGTGAACACGCGCGAGCCGCGGAGACGCTGGGCGAGGCGCTGGCGTTGTGGCGCGGACCCGCGTTCACCGACCTGGCGGACGCGCCGTTCGCCGCCGCGCAGGCGACGCGGCTCGCCGAGCTGCGCGCGGACGCCGTGGCCGAGCACGTCGAGGCCCGGCTGGCGCTCGGGCAGGCCGAGGACGTCCTCGCCGGCCTGCGCGGCACCGTCGCCGCGCAGCCGCTGCGGGAACGGCCGCGCGCGCAGCTGGTCCGGGCGCTGGCCGCGGCCGGACGGCCGGCCGACGCGCTGGCCGCGTTCGAGGACGCCCGCCGCACGCTGGCCGAGGAGCTGGGTGCCGACCCCGGCCCCGAACTCGCCGAGGCGCACCTCGCGGTGCTTCGCGGTGAAACCGAGAAGCCGGTTCTCCCGGCGTTGCCCGCGCAGCTGACCAGCTTCGTCGGCCGGGACGGCGAGCTGCGGCAGGTCGCGGAGCTGCTGGCGCGTGCCCGGCTCGTGACGCTGACCGGCCCGGGCGGCACCGGCAAGACCCGGCTGGCCATCGAAGCTGCCGCGGCCGCGGCGGCCCAGGCCGGTCCGGTCGCGTTCGTCGAGCTCGCCCCGCACGGCAGCGCCGACGTCGCGGGCGCGGTGCTGGCCGCGCTCGGCCTGCGCGAGAGTTCGCGCGGCGGCCCGCAGGACCCGGTCGAGCGGCTGGTCTCGGCCTTGCGCGAGCGCCCGGTGCTGCTGGTGCTCGACAACTGCGAGCACGTCGTCGACGTGACGGCCCGGCTGGCCGCGCGCCTGCTCGCCGCGTGCCCGGGACTGCGGGTGCTGGCCACCAGCCGGGAGCCGCTCGGCATCACCGGCGAGCAGCTCGCGCCGGTGCCGCGGCTGGCCGTCCCGCCGCCCGGGACGCCGGTGATCCGGGCCCGGGAGTTCGCGGCCGTCCGGTTGTTCGCCGAGCGCGCGGCCGCGAGCGATCCCGCGTTCGCGCTCGACGAGTCGACGATCGGCGACGTCCAGCACGTCTGCGCGGCCCTCGACGGCCTCCCGCTGGCCCTCGAGCTGGCGGCGGCCCGCGTCCGGACCCTGCGGCTCGGTGGGATCGCGGCCCGGCTCGACGACCGGTTCCGGCTGCTGGCCCGCGGCAGCCGGACGGCCGAGGCCCGGCACCGCTCGCTGCGCGGGGTCGTCGAGTGGAGCTGGGCCCTGCTGACCGACGAGGAACGTGCGCTGGCGCGCCGCCTGACCGTGTTCTCCGGCGGCGCCACGGCCGCGGCCGCCGCCGAGGTGTGTGGCGCGGACGCCGACCTGCTGCCGGACCTGGCCGACAAGTCCCTGGTCGAGGCCGTCGGCGGGCGGTTCCGGATGCTGGAGACGATCCGCGCGTTCGGCGGCGAGAAGCTGGCCGAAGCGGGCGAGGCGGAGAAGTTCCACCGCGCCCACGCCGAGTACTTCCTGCGGTTCGCGGAAGAAGCAGACCCGAAACTGCGGACGGCGGAGCAGCTGGAGTGGCTGGCGCGGATCGACGCCGACTACGACAACCTCCTGGCGGCACTGCGCTGGTCGACCGAGCACGACGTCACGCTGGCGCTGCGGCTGGTGCCGCTGCTGGCGATGTACTGGTGGATGCGCGGACGGCGGTTCGAGGGCGCCGGGCTGTCGCTGGCGGTGGTGGCGCGGTGCCCGCCCGAGCTGCGCGAGGAGTACGTCGAGGAGTTCCTGGTGTGCGTGCTCGGCGCGCTGGCCGGGCAGCCGCACGAGTCGCTGGAGCAGTACCTGCCGCTGGTCCGCCGGTACGCGACGGACGAGGACTGGACGCCCCGCAACCCGATGCTGGTGATGCTGCTGGGGGTGGTGGCCGGCCCGCCGGGCGACGACGCCGAGCTGCTCGGCCGCGGCAAGAGCCTGCTGGCGGCCGGCGACGCGTGGGGCTGGGCGCTGCTGCCGATGGGGCTGGGCCTGCGGTCGATGATGTCGGGCGACCTGGCGGGTGCCGAGGACGGGCTGCGCGAGGGTGCGGCGCAGTTCCGCGCGCTGGGCGAGCGGTGGGGCCTGTCGATGGCCCTGGACCACCTGTCCCAGCTGCTGACCTGGCGCGGCGAGTACGCGGCCGCGGTGCCGCTGATGGACGAAGCGCTGGGGCTGATGCACGAGATCGGCGCGACGGACGACGTCGCGGACCTGATCTGCCGCCGCGCGTGGACGCACCTGCTGGCGGGCGACCACGCCCGGGCCCACGCGGACTACGAGCTGGCGGCGGCCACGGCGAGCCGCTCGGGCATGCCGGAATCCCGCGCGGCGGCGTACGTCGGATTGGCCAACCTGGCCCGGCTGTCGGGAGATCTGGTGGCGGCCCGGGAACTGGGCGAGCGGGCGCTGACGGAGTGCGCGGGCGGCTCGTTCGCGGCGGAGTCGGTCCGCGCGACGGCGTCGATTTCGCTGGGCCGGCTGGCGTTGGCGGAGGGCGACCGGTCCTCGGCCGTCTCGTTGCACCGCTCGGCGTTGCTGATCGGGAAGCAGTGGAACGCGAGCGACGTGGTCGCGTTCGCACTGGAGGGCTTGGCGGAAGCGGCCCAGCCCCCGCAGGCGGCGGTCCTGCTGGGTGCCGCGGCCGCCGTGCGGGGAACGGCGATCAGCGGCGACCCGGACGTGTCCGCCGTCCGGAGGCGGCTCGTGGAGTCGCTGGGCGTGGCCGGGTTCGAGCGGGCCTACCGGGCCGGGCTGGGGATGACGGCCCAGAAGGCACTGGAGCACCTCACCGGCTGA
- a CDS encoding DegT/DnrJ/EryC1/StrS family aminotransferase produces the protein MSSDSIALGQPTVGEEELAAVAEVFRSGWLAGAGPACRRFEERFAQVTGTAHALTTANCGSALFLGLKVLGVQPGDEVIVGDYTFPATGHAVVQAGAKPVFADIRPDVFSADPAHVEALVTPKTVGILAVDVAGQPGDFDEYRAIADKHGLWLFEDAACAAGATYRTRPAGSLADLAAFSFHGRKGITAGEGGALVSDREDLIARARKLHTYGIEPAISREGSDTLPIPEFHELGYNFRLSDVQAAIMNVQLDRLPDLLAARRSVAKRYHEAFADVDALTVPVELPDREHPWQAYLLTVAPEVSRDTLALRIRSQGVQCNFGTYASHLQPIYGPQAPLPVSADAFARQLAIPMHANLTDAEVTRVGEVVREAVQSLS, from the coding sequence ATGTCGTCCGACAGCATTGCCCTCGGTCAGCCGACCGTCGGCGAAGAGGAGCTCGCGGCCGTCGCCGAAGTCTTCCGGTCCGGCTGGCTGGCCGGCGCCGGACCGGCGTGCCGCCGCTTCGAGGAGCGGTTCGCCCAGGTCACCGGCACCGCGCACGCTTTGACGACCGCGAACTGCGGCTCGGCGCTCTTCCTCGGCCTCAAGGTACTCGGCGTCCAGCCGGGCGACGAGGTGATCGTCGGCGACTACACGTTCCCGGCGACCGGCCACGCCGTCGTGCAGGCCGGGGCGAAGCCGGTGTTCGCCGACATCCGCCCGGACGTCTTCAGCGCGGACCCGGCGCACGTCGAAGCCCTGGTCACGCCGAAGACGGTCGGCATCCTCGCCGTCGACGTCGCCGGCCAGCCCGGTGACTTCGACGAGTACCGCGCGATCGCCGACAAGCACGGCCTTTGGCTCTTCGAGGACGCCGCCTGCGCCGCGGGGGCGACGTACCGGACGCGCCCGGCCGGCAGCCTCGCCGACCTCGCCGCGTTCTCCTTCCACGGCCGCAAGGGCATCACCGCGGGCGAGGGCGGCGCGCTGGTCTCCGACCGCGAAGACCTCATCGCCCGCGCCCGCAAGCTGCACACCTACGGCATCGAGCCGGCCATCAGCCGGGAAGGCTCGGACACGCTGCCCATCCCGGAGTTCCACGAGCTCGGCTACAACTTCCGGCTGTCGGACGTCCAGGCCGCGATCATGAACGTCCAGCTCGACCGGCTCCCGGACCTCCTCGCCGCCCGCAGGTCGGTCGCGAAGCGCTATCACGAGGCTTTCGCCGACGTAGACGCCCTGACCGTGCCGGTGGAGCTGCCCGACCGCGAGCACCCGTGGCAGGCGTACCTGCTCACGGTCGCGCCCGAGGTCAGCCGCGACACGCTCGCCCTGCGCATCCGCTCGCAGGGCGTCCAGTGCAACTTCGGCACGTACGCGTCGCACCTGCAGCCGATCTACGGGCCTCAGGCCCCGCTGCCCGTCTCGGCCGACGCGTTCGCGCGTCAGCTCGCCATCCCGATGCACGCCAACCTCACCGACGCCGAAGTCACGCGCGTCGGCGAGGTCGTGCGCGAAGCCGTGCAGTCCCTGTCCTGA
- a CDS encoding NAD-dependent epimerase/dehydratase family protein, with product MSDKKVLFTGGGGFIAAHVIPLLIEGGYTVRIFDNMTRGDRARVNEFVATGKVELVEKDVRYGGAVREAMRGCTHVIHFATVSINKSIADPHESIDINMIGNHNVFAAAADEGVERLVFASTASVYGDPKRLPMHEDDELRPLTPYCISKRAGEDLLGFYERQKGLSWNALRFFNVYGPGQKIEAYYTSVINHFIQRLRNGQPPIIDGRGDQSMDFVHVTDLAHAVVAALESEQANVPINIGTGIDTSIAALAKILIEAVGVDVEPLFNERDVLVSRRAADISRAREVLGWEPRITVEDGMRDLVKETE from the coding sequence GTGTCCGACAAGAAGGTGCTCTTCACCGGGGGCGGTGGCTTCATCGCCGCGCACGTCATCCCGCTCCTCATCGAGGGCGGCTACACGGTCCGGATCTTCGACAACATGACCCGCGGCGACCGCGCCCGCGTCAACGAGTTCGTCGCCACCGGCAAGGTCGAGCTGGTCGAGAAGGACGTCCGGTACGGCGGTGCGGTGCGCGAGGCCATGCGCGGCTGCACGCACGTCATCCACTTCGCGACGGTGTCGATCAACAAGTCGATCGCCGACCCGCACGAGTCGATCGACATCAACATGATCGGCAACCACAACGTCTTCGCGGCGGCCGCGGACGAGGGCGTCGAGCGGCTGGTGTTCGCCTCGACGGCGTCGGTGTACGGCGACCCGAAGCGGCTGCCGATGCACGAGGACGACGAGCTGCGCCCGCTCACGCCGTACTGCATCTCCAAGCGCGCCGGCGAGGACCTGCTCGGCTTCTACGAGCGGCAGAAGGGCCTCTCGTGGAACGCCCTGCGGTTCTTCAACGTGTACGGCCCGGGCCAGAAGATCGAGGCCTACTACACCTCGGTGATCAACCACTTCATCCAGCGCCTGCGCAACGGCCAGCCGCCGATCATCGACGGCCGCGGCGACCAGTCGATGGACTTCGTGCACGTCACCGACCTCGCGCACGCCGTCGTCGCGGCGCTGGAGTCGGAGCAGGCGAACGTGCCGATCAACATCGGCACCGGCATCGACACCTCGATCGCGGCGCTGGCCAAGATCCTCATCGAGGCCGTCGGCGTCGACGTCGAGCCGCTGTTCAACGAGCGTGACGTGCTGGTCTCCAGGCGCGCCGCAGACATCTCCCGGGCCCGCGAAGTGCTCGGCTGGGAGCCGCGGATCACCGTCGAAGACGGCATGCGGGACTTGGTCAAGGAAACCGAGTGA
- a CDS encoding glycosyltransferase family 4 protein encodes MRIAVVNNFFPPRVGGSAHMAASLAAQFVAAGHDVLAITAAYGEAPAEEERDGYRVVRLPAVKMPQIGLSIDFDMSFASLRPGNWRRLWKLLNEFKPDAIHLHGQFFDLSWLAGIWARRHGVPTLLTIHTLLISDNKLYGGVFRLLDAVLVRPILAYLKPRYVILDKLGVDYCVDRYGTSDANSEYFPIAVDTGHFAKPVTKDVRAEHGIGDAPLIVSLGHVIPLRNRLPLIEALPSILDKHPGVRVVVVGRVYHDAFLKRAAELGVSDALVVTGAVPKEDVPAYFAAADIVTHDLNGGCGTASLEAMLSGTATIASVTEDNYPGIELRNGENVLLVRPDDAEAVARTVIELLDDPSRRALIAQRESELVRSNFGLDVVAEEHLRTFEKLVSEADVLR; translated from the coding sequence ATGCGCATCGCGGTGGTGAACAACTTCTTCCCGCCGCGGGTGGGCGGCAGCGCGCACATGGCGGCGTCGCTGGCAGCGCAGTTCGTGGCGGCCGGCCACGACGTGCTCGCCATCACGGCCGCGTACGGCGAGGCCCCGGCGGAGGAGGAGCGCGACGGCTACCGCGTCGTGCGGCTCCCGGCGGTGAAGATGCCGCAGATCGGCCTGTCGATCGACTTCGACATGAGCTTCGCGTCGCTGCGGCCGGGCAACTGGCGGCGGCTGTGGAAGCTGCTGAACGAGTTCAAGCCGGACGCGATCCACCTGCACGGCCAGTTCTTCGACCTGTCGTGGCTGGCCGGGATCTGGGCGCGCCGCCACGGCGTCCCCACGCTGCTGACGATCCACACGCTGCTGATCAGCGACAACAAGCTGTACGGCGGCGTGTTCCGGCTGCTCGACGCCGTGCTGGTCCGGCCGATCCTGGCGTACCTGAAGCCGCGGTACGTCATCCTCGACAAGCTGGGCGTCGACTACTGCGTCGACCGCTACGGCACGAGCGACGCGAACTCGGAGTACTTCCCGATCGCGGTGGACACCGGGCACTTCGCGAAGCCGGTGACGAAGGACGTCCGCGCGGAGCACGGGATCGGCGACGCCCCGCTGATCGTGTCGCTCGGCCACGTCATCCCGCTGCGCAACCGCCTGCCGCTGATCGAAGCCCTGCCGTCCATTTTGGACAAGCACCCCGGCGTCCGGGTGGTCGTCGTCGGCCGGGTGTACCACGACGCGTTCCTGAAGCGGGCCGCCGAGCTGGGGGTGTCGGACGCGCTGGTCGTGACGGGCGCGGTGCCGAAGGAGGACGTCCCGGCGTACTTCGCGGCGGCGGACATCGTGACGCACGACCTCAACGGCGGCTGCGGCACGGCGTCCCTCGAGGCGATGCTGTCGGGCACGGCGACGATCGCGTCGGTGACCGAGGACAACTACCCGGGCATCGAGCTGCGCAACGGCGAGAACGTGCTGCTGGTCCGCCCGGACGACGCGGAAGCGGTGGCCCGCACGGTGATCGAGCTCCTCGACGACCCGTCGCGGCGGGCGTTGATCGCCCAGCGCGAGAGCGAGCTGGTGCGGTCGAACTTCGGCCTCGACGTCGTCGCGGAAGAGCACCTCAGGACCTTCGAGAAGCTGGTGTCGGAAGCCGATGTTCTTCGATGA
- a CDS encoding acyltransferase, which yields MFFDDERSHRLRPQILTELVSQYMNDAERAAFYGLPSTCRVRERVKIISPENLKMGDHCWIGEGAALDASGGLEIGEHTSIGLNTLIFTHSSWLANMTLQNHSGSDLIERKPVKIGKGCFIGGLVVIMAGVTIGDFATVQPNSVVAKDVPPRTLVAGNPARVFQRYDEEYIQSEVDRVRAENARRREIAESQGQNTSGWGAPSGDYSAE from the coding sequence ATGTTCTTCGATGACGAGCGCAGCCACCGGCTGCGCCCGCAGATCCTGACCGAGCTGGTCTCGCAGTACATGAACGACGCCGAGCGCGCGGCCTTCTACGGGCTGCCGTCGACGTGCCGGGTCCGCGAGCGCGTGAAGATCATCAGCCCGGAGAACCTGAAGATGGGCGACCACTGCTGGATCGGCGAGGGCGCGGCCCTGGACGCCAGCGGCGGCCTGGAGATCGGCGAGCACACCAGCATCGGGCTGAACACGCTGATCTTCACGCATTCGAGCTGGCTGGCGAACATGACGCTGCAGAACCATTCGGGCAGCGACCTGATCGAGCGCAAGCCGGTGAAGATCGGCAAGGGCTGCTTCATCGGCGGCCTGGTGGTGATCATGGCCGGCGTGACGATCGGCGACTTCGCGACGGTGCAGCCGAACTCGGTGGTGGCGAAGGACGTGCCGCCGCGGACGCTGGTGGCGGGCAATCCGGCCCGGGTGTTCCAGCGGTACGACGAGGAGTACATCCAGTCCGAAGTGGACCGGGTACGCGCGGAGAACGCGCGGCGGCGGGAGATCGCGGAGTCACAAGGGCAGAACACTTCGGGCTGGGGAGCCCCATCGGGCGACTACTCAGCGGAGTAG